A single Vicinamibacteria bacterium DNA region contains:
- a CDS encoding trehalase family glycosidase, translating to MKAKSKVGQGLLVLAASVAVLGAAPPEFPSPETLRELRSYIKKAWTTLSRSNRDLTAAAPDPKMKRGPGQPWPVYVSAREDRARVERDLRGRLTAEEMSRIELRTLPPDLRQLKEHGLLYLPLPYVVPGGRFNEMYGWDSYFIQVGLLRDGEGERARDLTDNFVYEIENYGTLLNANRTYYLTRSQPPFLTRMILGVFAVTHDQAWLRATLPALEKYYRFWTTEPHLIPGLGLSRYYDLGEGPAPEAESDERDAQGRTHYDRVREFYREHPVPDYDPSLFYDRKADRLTELFYKGDRSMRESGFDPSNRFGPFSVDIIHYAPVCLNVLLFRMEEDGAEISRILGDARAESEWRARAAARRTAIDRYLWDSEAGLYFDYSFKAARRRTYPFATTFYPLWAGLASPEQAVRVLKNLPLFEAPGGLLTSTVETGNQWDAPFGWAPLQMIAVEGLRRYGYKDDADRLARKFVALVAKDFQEHGTIVEKYDVRRCTSDIAAGIRFGYSANQVGFGWTNGAVLELLAGLNGTPAPAP from the coding sequence ATGAAAGCAAAGAGCAAGGTAGGTCAGGGCCTCTTGGTCCTGGCTGCAAGCGTCGCCGTCCTCGGGGCCGCCCCTCCTGAGTTCCCGTCCCCGGAGACGCTCCGCGAGCTCCGCTCCTACATCAAGAAGGCCTGGACCACGCTCTCGCGCTCCAACCGGGATCTCACCGCGGCCGCCCCCGATCCCAAGATGAAGCGGGGCCCCGGGCAGCCCTGGCCGGTCTACGTCTCCGCGCGCGAGGACCGCGCCCGGGTCGAACGTGACCTGCGCGGCCGGCTCACCGCGGAGGAGATGTCCCGAATCGAGCTGCGCACGCTCCCCCCCGACCTCCGCCAGCTGAAAGAGCATGGCCTGCTCTATCTGCCCCTCCCGTACGTGGTGCCGGGCGGCCGTTTCAACGAGATGTACGGCTGGGACAGCTACTTCATCCAGGTGGGACTGCTCCGGGACGGGGAGGGGGAACGGGCCCGGGACCTGACCGACAATTTCGTCTACGAGATCGAGAACTACGGCACGCTCCTGAACGCCAACCGGACCTACTATCTCACCCGCTCCCAGCCGCCCTTCCTTACGCGCATGATCCTGGGCGTCTTCGCGGTCACCCACGACCAGGCCTGGCTCCGCGCCACCCTCCCCGCCCTCGAGAAGTACTACCGCTTCTGGACCACCGAGCCCCACCTCATTCCCGGCCTCGGCCTCTCGCGCTACTACGACCTCGGGGAGGGGCCGGCCCCGGAAGCGGAGAGCGACGAGCGCGACGCACAGGGGCGCACCCATTACGACCGCGTGCGCGAGTTCTACCGCGAGCATCCGGTGCCGGACTACGACCCCTCGCTCTTCTACGACCGCAAGGCGGACCGCCTCACCGAACTCTTCTACAAGGGGGACCGCTCCATGCGGGAGTCCGGCTTCGATCCCTCCAACCGCTTCGGGCCCTTCAGCGTGGACATCATCCACTACGCCCCCGTCTGCCTCAACGTGCTGCTCTTCCGGATGGAGGAAGACGGGGCGGAGATCAGCCGGATTCTGGGGGACGCGCGGGCGGAAAGCGAGTGGCGAGCGCGGGCGGCAGCGCGCCGGACGGCGATCGACCGCTACCTTTGGGACTCTGAGGCGGGCCTTTATTTCGACTACAGCTTCAAGGCCGCCCGGCGACGCACGTATCCCTTCGCGACCACGTTCTACCCGCTCTGGGCGGGCCTGGCCTCCCCCGAACAGGCGGTCCGGGTCTTGAAGAACCTCCCCCTCTTCGAGGCCCCCGGCGGCCTCCTCACGAGCACGGTCGAGACCGGGAACCAGTGGGACGCCCCCTTTGGCTGGGCTCCCCTGCAGATGATCGCGGTAGAGGGCCTCCGTCGCTACGGCTACAAGGATGACGCTGACCGCCTGGCCCGCAAGTTCGTCGCCCTCGTGGCCAAGGACTTCCAAGAGCACGGCACCATCGTCGAGAAATACGACGTGCGCCGCTGCACGTCCGACATCGCGGCCGGCATCCGCTTCGGCTACAGCGCCAACCAGGTCGGGTTCGGCTGGACGAACGGGGCCGTGCTCGAGCTCCTGGCCGGGCTGAACGGGACACCAGCTCCCGCCCCCTGA
- a CDS encoding transcriptional repressor translates to MGLRKSRQREVVLAVVRSTMDHPTADWVYRQARRTLPRIGLGTVYRNLKTLAEEGVIREIHTGGHSAHFDGNTGRHYHIRCLGCGRVNDLPMSVDTRLEEEAGRAMNYRILGHQVEIHGLCPLCQAPEPKLRNHSQHAPKETERP, encoded by the coding sequence ATGGGGTTGCGCAAGTCACGTCAGCGGGAGGTGGTCCTGGCCGTGGTCCGCTCCACCATGGACCATCCGACCGCGGACTGGGTGTACCGGCAGGCGCGGCGCACCCTCCCCCGCATCGGCCTGGGCACGGTCTACCGTAACCTGAAGACGCTGGCGGAGGAGGGAGTCATCCGGGAGATACACACCGGCGGGCACTCCGCGCACTTTGACGGCAACACCGGCCGGCACTACCACATCCGTTGCCTGGGCTGCGGGCGGGTCAACGACCTGCCCATGTCCGTGGACACGCGCCTCGAGGAGGAAGCGGGACGGGCCATGAACTACCGGATCCTGGGCCATCAGGTGGAGATCCACGGGCTCTGTCCTCTCTGTCAGGCGCCAGAACCAAAACTCAGGAATCATTCTCAGCACGCTCCTAAGGAGACCGAAAGACCATGA
- a CDS encoding rubrerythrin family protein: protein MSTLKGSKTHESLKHAFAGESQANRRYLYFARAADIEGYPEIGGLFRDTSEAETGHAFGHMDFLKTVGDPATGVSFGNTRQNLQSAVEGETYEYTQMYPGMAKTAREEGFLEIAEWFETLAKAERSHAGRFTKGLEGLKEL, encoded by the coding sequence ATGAGCACGCTCAAGGGAAGCAAGACGCACGAGAGCCTCAAGCACGCCTTTGCCGGCGAGAGCCAGGCGAACCGCCGCTACTTGTACTTCGCCCGGGCCGCGGACATCGAGGGCTACCCCGAGATTGGAGGCCTCTTCCGCGACACCTCCGAGGCGGAGACCGGCCACGCTTTCGGCCACATGGACTTCCTGAAGACGGTGGGCGACCCGGCCACGGGGGTGTCCTTCGGAAACACCCGCCAGAACCTGCAGTCGGCCGTCGAAGGCGAAACCTACGAGTACACCCAAATGTACCCCGGCATGGCCAAGACCGCGCGCGAGGAAGGCTTCCTCGAGATCGCGGAGTGGTTCGAGACCCTGGCCAAGGCGGAGCGCAGCCACGCCGGCCGCTTCACCAAGGGCCTCGAGGGCCTGAAAGAGCTCTAG